A genomic segment from Cyanobium sp. NIES-981 encodes:
- a CDS encoding patatin family protein has protein sequence MKQVGLALGSGGARGWAHIGVIRALQEEGIGISGIAGASIGALVGAIHCAGELDDLEDFVRDLCWRDLLTYFDMVFPSSGLLDGNRVYELLSEHMQAMRIEDAAIPFCCVATDLIRGEEVQLRSGCMVDAVRASIAVPGIFTPFCDGDRFLGDGGIVNPVPVDVARDLGAELVLAVNLNRRRVSGGRAESAQPSAVGQANSQEAMEPVRSAEASHRRETFLRRLQQRFESLQDTLNDKVDQWLDAEDPAPNIFEVIGTSLNVMEQQVTRGRLQVHVPDLLVEPPLQDVAIFDFHQAGRIIELGHRAMRDQLPALRELL, from the coding sequence GTGAAGCAGGTTGGACTGGCCCTCGGCAGCGGTGGTGCCCGGGGTTGGGCTCACATCGGCGTGATCCGAGCCCTGCAGGAGGAGGGCATCGGGATCAGCGGCATCGCCGGCGCCAGCATCGGCGCCCTTGTGGGGGCGATCCACTGCGCGGGGGAACTGGACGATCTTGAGGATTTCGTGCGGGATCTGTGCTGGCGCGACCTGCTCACCTACTTCGACATGGTGTTCCCCAGCAGCGGCCTGCTCGACGGCAACCGCGTGTACGAGCTGCTGTCGGAGCACATGCAGGCGATGCGGATCGAGGACGCGGCGATCCCGTTCTGCTGCGTGGCCACCGACCTCATCCGCGGCGAGGAGGTGCAGCTGCGCTCCGGCTGCATGGTGGATGCGGTGCGGGCCAGCATCGCGGTGCCGGGCATCTTCACCCCGTTCTGCGATGGGGACCGCTTCCTGGGGGATGGCGGCATCGTCAATCCGGTGCCGGTGGACGTGGCCCGCGATCTCGGGGCCGAGCTGGTGCTTGCGGTGAACCTGAACCGCAGGCGCGTAAGCGGCGGGCGGGCGGAATCGGCCCAGCCCTCCGCGGTGGGCCAGGCCAACAGCCAGGAGGCGATGGAACCGGTGCGGAGTGCAGAGGCCAGCCACCGGCGCGAGACCTTTCTGCGCCGGCTGCAGCAGCGTTTCGAGAGCCTCCAGGACACCCTCAACGACAAGGTGGACCAGTGGCTTGACGCGGAGGACCCCGCTCCGAACATCTTCGAGGTGATCGGCACGTCGCTCAACGTGATGGAGCAGCAGGTGACCCGTGGTCGACTGCAGGTGCACGTGCCCGATCTGCTGGTGGAGCCGCCCCTGCAGGACGTCGCCATCTTTGATTTCCATCAGGCCGGCCGGATCATCGAGCTGGGGCACCGGGCGATGCGGGACCAGCTGCCGGCGCTGCGGGAGCTGCTCTGA
- a CDS encoding MBL fold metallo-hydrolase gives MPHRFTGGSTGRLPSPLPHLQISAVIPRLLLALVVAVAVGLLGQLPGSTAPPPEAPTPLLASPVQGGVSVIGGEGGNIAVFTGPEGTLLVDSKFARLATPVRGAVKALGGGDPAWLINTHFHFDHTDGNAGFARSGARIVAHTSVRRRLAEGSTIPAFTLVTPPAPPEALPVIGFDSSLQLQFNGETIALRHLPSAHTDGDVVVQFRQANVIHTGDVWFNGMYPFIDIPNGGTLAGAIAGVDQVLELAADDTRIIPGHGPVGSKAELQAFRTMLATAQQRLSALKQQGLSVEAVVAAAPLADLEERWGQGLFKADRWIAVIWEGI, from the coding sequence TTGCCCCACCGCTTCACCGGTGGCTCCACCGGCCGTCTGCCGTCCCCGCTCCCCCATCTCCAGATCTCGGCCGTCATTCCCCGTCTGCTGCTGGCCCTGGTGGTGGCCGTGGCCGTGGGCCTGCTGGGCCAGCTGCCCGGCAGCACGGCCCCGCCGCCTGAGGCCCCCACCCCGCTCCTGGCCTCCCCCGTGCAGGGGGGGGTGTCCGTGATCGGCGGTGAGGGGGGCAACATCGCCGTGTTCACCGGCCCGGAGGGCACCCTGCTGGTGGACAGCAAATTTGCCCGCCTGGCCACGCCGGTCCGCGGGGCGGTGAAGGCCCTGGGGGGCGGCGATCCGGCCTGGCTGATCAACACCCACTTCCACTTCGACCACACCGACGGCAATGCCGGCTTTGCCCGCAGCGGCGCCCGGATCGTGGCCCACACCAGCGTGCGGCGCCGGCTGGCCGAGGGTTCCACCATCCCGGCCTTCACCCTGGTGACGCCGCCGGCACCGCCCGAGGCGCTGCCGGTGATCGGCTTCGACAGCTCCCTCCAGCTCCAGTTCAACGGCGAGACGATCGCCTTGCGCCACCTCCCCTCCGCCCACACCGATGGCGACGTGGTGGTGCAGTTCCGCCAGGCGAACGTGATCCACACCGGTGATGTGTGGTTCAACGGCATGTATCCCTTCATCGACATCCCCAACGGCGGCACCCTGGCCGGCGCGATCGCCGGGGTGGACCAGGTGCTCGAGCTGGCGGCCGACGACACCCGCATCATCCCGGGCCATGGCCCTGTGGGCAGCAAGGCCGAGCTGCAGGCCTTCCGCACCATGCTGGCCACGGCTCAGCAGCGGCTCTCGGCCCTGAAGCAGCAGGGTTTGAGCGTGGAGGCCGTGGTGGCGGCGGCCCCCCTGGCCGATCTGGAGGAGCGCTGGGGCCAGGGCCTGTTCAAGGCCGACCGCTGGATCGCGGTGATCTGGGAAGGGATCTGA
- a CDS encoding Glypican — translation MASSDPLHRAGLQRQGPPSALVAPVLGLAAVGALVVIPLVLMAAIPLVLASVLAVGGVVVVGLSLWATVEALAAFERWLETDRRFQR, via the coding sequence ATGGCAAGCTCCGACCCCCTCCACCGCGCCGGCCTGCAGCGCCAGGGCCCGCCCTCGGCCCTGGTGGCTCCCGTTCTGGGGCTGGCTGCCGTCGGAGCCCTGGTGGTGATCCCGCTGGTGCTGATGGCCGCCATCCCCCTGGTGCTGGCCTCCGTGCTGGCGGTGGGCGGTGTCGTTGTGGTCGGTCTTTCGCTCTGGGCCACCGTCGAAGCCCTGGCGGCCTTCGAGCGCTGGCTGGAAACCGACCGCCGCTTCCAGCGCTAG
- a CDS encoding AarF/ABC1/UbiB kinase family protein — MLSGSSRALEIVRVVSQHQWDYLLSLLSAQLGTARAAQPSLPAPEVLCRVLTELGPVFVKVGQLLSTRPDLLPQAYIRALARLQSDVPPAPWPAVESILLHQLDAPLDQVFARFDTTPVAAGSIGQVHRATLPDATAVAVKVLRPGIDRQVEEDGQLLRQIAALAAQTPLGASYDLPGLADQLIGALEGEIDFRSEASHTERLAEVLRRSSFVGNGSLRVPAVYAELSGPAVLVLEWLDGDPILSEAGRAALQACPDGLEGATNNLLGAFVEQFFVEGFFDADPHPGNLMVAADGTITLLDLGMVGSFDPRTRTLVLDLVLALINEDPARATDLLVQLAPPLKATADRRRLRRQLDQLIRSNFAKPLHELNFARFLADLLQIANRAGLQVPGNLGLFVKAITNLEGVGRDLNPGFSFTEAMKPLVSRLMARALLLPQQRVMQFGLDLRTLLLDSPRQLSGLLQRFSGDELVFTFQLQGLEQLLGNLDVLSRRIALAILVASLLLSATVMATQSELQLLRQVSQALFVAANVLGVWLVVSLMRSGRR, encoded by the coding sequence ATGCTCAGCGGCTCCTCCCGCGCCCTCGAGATCGTGCGGGTGGTGTCCCAGCACCAGTGGGATTACCTGTTGAGCCTGCTCAGTGCCCAGCTCGGCACGGCCCGCGCCGCCCAGCCCAGCCTGCCGGCGCCGGAGGTGCTCTGCCGGGTGCTCACCGAGCTGGGCCCGGTGTTCGTGAAGGTGGGCCAGCTGCTCAGCACCCGGCCCGACCTGCTCCCCCAGGCCTACATCCGGGCCCTGGCCCGGCTGCAGAGCGACGTGCCGCCCGCCCCCTGGCCCGCGGTGGAGTCGATCCTGCTGCACCAGCTGGACGCCCCGCTGGACCAGGTCTTCGCCCGCTTCGACACCACGCCGGTGGCGGCGGGCAGCATCGGCCAGGTGCACCGCGCCACCCTGCCCGACGCCACGGCCGTGGCGGTGAAGGTGCTGCGGCCCGGCATCGACCGGCAGGTGGAGGAGGACGGTCAGCTGCTGCGCCAGATCGCAGCTCTGGCCGCCCAGACGCCCCTCGGGGCCAGCTACGACCTGCCCGGCCTGGCGGATCAGCTGATCGGCGCCCTCGAGGGTGAGATCGACTTCCGCAGCGAGGCCAGCCACACCGAGCGGCTGGCGGAGGTGCTGCGCCGCTCCAGCTTCGTGGGCAACGGCAGCCTGCGGGTGCCGGCGGTGTACGCCGAGCTCTCGGGCCCGGCGGTGCTGGTGCTGGAGTGGCTCGACGGCGACCCGATCCTCAGCGAGGCCGGCCGCGCGGCCCTCCAGGCCTGTCCCGACGGTCTGGAGGGAGCCACCAACAACCTGCTCGGCGCCTTCGTGGAGCAGTTCTTCGTGGAGGGGTTCTTCGACGCGGATCCCCATCCCGGCAACCTGATGGTGGCGGCCGACGGCACCATCACCCTGCTCGATCTGGGCATGGTGGGCAGCTTCGATCCCCGCACCCGCACCCTGGTGCTGGATCTGGTGCTGGCCCTGATCAATGAGGATCCGGCCAGGGCCACCGATCTGCTGGTGCAGCTGGCCCCGCCCCTGAAGGCCACGGCCGACCGCCGCCGGCTGCGGCGCCAGCTCGATCAGCTGATCCGCTCCAACTTCGCCAAGCCGCTGCACGAGCTCAACTTCGCCCGCTTCCTGGCCGATCTGCTGCAGATCGCCAACCGCGCCGGCCTGCAGGTGCCCGGCAACCTGGGCCTGTTCGTGAAGGCGATCACCAACCTCGAGGGCGTGGGCCGGGATCTCAATCCCGGCTTCAGCTTCACCGAGGCGATGAAGCCCCTGGTGAGCCGGTTGATGGCGCGGGCCCTGCTGCTGCCCCAGCAGCGGGTGATGCAGTTCGGCCTCGATCTGCGCACCCTGCTGCTCGACTCCCCCCGCCAGCTGAGCGGGCTGCTGCAGCGCTTCAGTGGCGACGAGCTGGTGTTCACCTTCCAGCTGCAGGGGCTGGAGCAGCTGCTGGGCAACCTGGATGTGCTCTCGCGCCGCATCGCCCTGGCGATCCTGGTGGCCTCCCTGCTGCTGAGCGCCACGGTGATGGCCACCCAGTCGGAGCTGCAACTGCTGCGCCAGGTGAGCCAGGCCCTGTTCGTGGCCGCCAACGTGCTGGGGGTGTGGCTGGTGGTGTCCCTGATGCGCTCCGGCCGCCGCTAG
- a CDS encoding cupin domain-containing protein: MGLSRQVEILPFAGSHSGHAYFSDPQPCDETLIAEISPCSGGELFCHRRQTDQLMVLRGSIDLVVVQDGRLRSIPLREDEAAWVRIPPGVPHGAINRGRTPALLVNAVVRHGPSDGRDYRPRRLPAALQQQWHALTGRAAA; this comes from the coding sequence ATGGGCCTTTCCCGCCAGGTGGAGATCCTGCCGTTCGCCGGCAGTCACTCCGGCCACGCCTACTTCTCCGACCCCCAGCCCTGTGACGAAACCCTGATCGCCGAGATCAGCCCCTGCTCCGGCGGCGAACTCTTCTGTCACCGCCGCCAGACCGATCAGCTGATGGTGCTGCGCGGCAGCATCGACCTGGTGGTGGTGCAGGACGGCCGCCTCCGCTCCATCCCCCTGCGGGAGGACGAGGCCGCCTGGGTGCGCATTCCGCCGGGGGTGCCCCACGGCGCCATCAACCGTGGCCGCACCCCGGCCCTGCTGGTGAATGCGGTGGTTCGCCATGGCCCCAGTGATGGGCGGGATTACCGGCCCCGGCGGCTGCCGGCCGCGCTGCAGCAGCAGTGGCACGCGCTCACCGGGCGCGCTGCCGCCTGA
- a CDS encoding tellurite resistance TerB family protein, with product MTSTLSSPARLGNDEPLDPARAFVAVALSAVSWDGVLTMAGSRALRHSLDYRHPYRDYAPEQTVALLDGLMAILRRQGPQHLMVMAAEALSPNQRATAYAVAAEIMRSDGPLEDDERNILSNLAATLDLGDAVTIPVHSVMDLLHADLN from the coding sequence ATGACCTCCACCCTCTCCTCGCCAGCCCGGCTGGGTAACGATGAGCCCCTCGATCCGGCCCGCGCCTTCGTGGCGGTGGCCCTCTCCGCCGTGTCCTGGGACGGCGTGCTGACCATGGCGGGCTCAAGGGCCCTGCGCCACTCGCTCGACTACCGGCATCCCTACCGCGATTACGCCCCCGAGCAGACCGTGGCCCTGCTGGACGGGCTGATGGCGATCCTGCGGCGCCAGGGGCCCCAGCACCTGATGGTGATGGCCGCCGAGGCCCTGAGCCCCAACCAACGGGCCACGGCCTATGCGGTGGCGGCCGAGATCATGCGTTCGGACGGTCCGCTCGAGGACGATGAGCGCAACATCCTCAGCAACCTGGCCGCCACGCTGGACCTCGGGGATGCGGTGACGATCCCGGTGCATTCCGTGATGGACCTGCTGCACGCCGACCTGAACTGA
- a CDS encoding transporter substrate-binding domain-containing protein yields the protein MQSLRCLVRCTVPVALAALLLPMAAAARLRVGISGSEPFLVKQPGGIGGISADVWREVASEHGFAFDLIPQASTQANLDGVARGELDLAIGPISITPERLAQGDIEFTQPYFFGKVGVLLPLRDAGLWTRIRPFFGMAALSSVGVLLLALFVVGNLIWLAERRRNPEQFPPAYLHGVGNGMWFAIVTLTTVGYGDRSPVTRSGRVITGVWMIITLLAVSSITAGLASAFTVSLAQVPAGGIRDVEDLRRRPVAVVAGTTSEKWGRRSGARLSAQPSLEAAVDQLAVGEVEAVIYDAPALRYHLRTHPDLPMRVARFSLAQETYGFVFPTGSALERPLDVSLLRLSRSGRIEAIQQAWLD from the coding sequence ATGCAGAGCCTTCGCTGTCTGGTGCGCTGCACGGTCCCTGTGGCCCTGGCGGCGCTGCTTCTTCCCATGGCCGCCGCGGCCCGGCTGCGGGTGGGGATCAGCGGCAGCGAGCCCTTCCTGGTGAAACAGCCGGGCGGCATCGGCGGCATCAGCGCCGATGTGTGGCGGGAGGTGGCCAGCGAGCACGGGTTCGCCTTCGACCTGATCCCTCAGGCCAGCACCCAGGCCAACCTGGACGGCGTGGCCCGCGGTGAGCTCGACCTGGCGATCGGCCCGATCAGCATCACGCCCGAGCGGCTGGCCCAGGGGGACATCGAGTTCACCCAGCCCTACTTCTTCGGCAAGGTGGGCGTGCTCCTGCCGCTGCGCGATGCCGGTCTCTGGACCCGCATCCGCCCCTTCTTCGGCATGGCGGCCCTCTCCTCGGTGGGGGTGCTGCTGCTGGCCCTGTTCGTGGTGGGCAACCTGATCTGGCTGGCGGAGCGGCGGCGCAACCCGGAGCAGTTTCCACCCGCCTACCTGCACGGGGTGGGCAACGGCATGTGGTTCGCCATCGTGACCCTCACCACGGTGGGCTACGGCGACCGCTCGCCGGTCACCCGCAGCGGCCGCGTGATCACCGGGGTGTGGATGATCATCACCCTGCTGGCCGTCTCGTCGATCACGGCCGGCCTGGCCTCGGCCTTCACCGTGTCCCTGGCCCAGGTGCCGGCCGGCGGCATCCGCGACGTGGAGGATCTGCGCCGGCGCCCGGTGGCCGTGGTGGCCGGCACCACCAGCGAGAAGTGGGGCCGGCGCAGCGGCGCCCGCCTCAGTGCCCAGCCCAGCCTGGAGGCGGCGGTGGACCAGCTGGCCGTGGGGGAGGTGGAGGCGGTGATCTACGACGCACCGGCCCTGCGCTACCACCTGCGCACCCATCCGGATCTGCCGATGCGGGTGGCCCGCTTCAGCCTGGCCCAGGAGACCTACGGCTTTGTGTTCCCCACCGGCAGTGCCCTGGAGCGGCCCCTGGACGTGAGCCTGCTGCGGCTGAGCCGCTCGGGCCGGATCGAGGCGATTCAGCAGGCCTGGCTGGACTGA
- a CDS encoding DUF1830 domain-containing protein, producing the protein MLDCGYRNERSHLVILCCSVEEGVVLERVIFPFELLTFLAPPGAEVLIYGPSDQEPLLLETLTAASLRLGLEPEDDHPLLPASMAAMLQDFRHRYSREPTEENRHRLTQLERRLRHGLSA; encoded by the coding sequence ATGCTCGACTGCGGCTACCGGAACGAGCGCTCCCACCTGGTGATTCTGTGCTGCAGCGTGGAGGAGGGGGTGGTGCTGGAACGGGTGATCTTTCCGTTCGAACTGCTCACCTTCCTGGCCCCGCCCGGCGCAGAGGTGCTGATCTACGGCCCCTCCGACCAGGAGCCGCTCCTGCTGGAAACCCTCACAGCCGCGAGCCTGCGGCTTGGCTTGGAGCCGGAGGATGACCATCCGCTGCTGCCCGCCAGCATGGCGGCCATGCTGCAGGACTTCCGCCATCGCTACAGCCGGGAGCCCACGGAGGAGAACCGCCATCGCCTCACCCAGCTGGAGCGGCGCCTCCGCCATGGCCTCTCGGCCTAG
- a CDS encoding mechanosensitive ion channel family protein — translation MRPPTPCHRLGPGAVPPAGVLAALAALAALIPLLLAPAARAESAQQRILAEVTLSKAISAAFAVLLAYGAVFLIERLTVWLSEQVARRYRLLIKQSVPFLKGLVLIATVSYLLDQFLNLTQNNLLAVTGTLAVALGFAFKDYVSSIIAGVVSLFEASYRVGDRVSIGQHYGEVVGYGLRSLQLVTPDDNTITIPHNLVWTDPIANANSGKLEAQVSTDVYFDHRVDVDLVVDILYQAAYSSQYTQLRLPVQVVMEEHPWGTQFKLRSYPMDARDEFTYRTDLLMRAKRAFAQHGLSYPNTALSLLDQQGEGKG, via the coding sequence ATGCGGCCCCCAACCCCTTGTCACAGGCTGGGCCCCGGGGCGGTGCCGCCCGCGGGCGTGCTGGCCGCTCTGGCGGCGCTGGCTGCGCTGATCCCCCTGCTGCTGGCCCCGGCGGCCCGGGCCGAATCGGCGCAGCAGCGCATCCTGGCCGAGGTCACCCTCTCCAAGGCGATCAGCGCGGCCTTCGCGGTGCTGCTGGCCTACGGCGCCGTGTTCCTGATCGAGCGGCTCACCGTGTGGCTGTCGGAGCAGGTGGCCCGCCGCTACCGGCTGCTGATCAAGCAGTCGGTGCCCTTCCTGAAGGGGCTGGTGCTGATCGCCACGGTGTCCTACCTGCTCGACCAGTTCCTCAACCTCACCCAGAACAATCTGCTGGCCGTCACCGGCACCCTGGCGGTGGCCCTGGGCTTCGCGTTCAAGGACTACGTGAGCTCGATCATCGCCGGGGTGGTCTCCCTGTTCGAGGCCTCCTACCGGGTGGGTGACCGGGTGAGCATCGGCCAGCACTACGGCGAGGTGGTGGGCTACGGCCTGCGCAGCCTGCAGCTGGTGACCCCGGACGACAACACGATCACCATTCCCCACAACCTGGTGTGGACGGATCCGATCGCCAATGCGAACAGCGGCAAGCTCGAGGCCCAGGTGTCCACGGATGTGTACTTCGACCACCGGGTGGATGTGGACCTGGTGGTGGACATCCTCTACCAAGCGGCCTACAGCAGCCAGTACACCCAGCTGCGGCTGCCGGTGCAGGTGGTGATGGAGGAACACCCGTGGGGCACGCAGTTCAAGCTGCGCTCCTATCCGATGGATGCCCGCGACGAATTCACCTACCGCACCGATCTGCTGATGCGGGCCAAGCGGGCCTTCGCCCAGCATGGCCTCTCCTACCCCAACACGGCCCTGTCGCTGCTCGATCAGCAGGGGGAAGGCAAGGGCTGA